The nucleotide window TCGAGCGGCAGGCCGCCGGCCCGTGCCGCGTCGAGCACGGCCTGACTGAGGGACCGGTTGGCCGGCGCGGGGACGTGGTGCGGCGTCGAAGCCGGCGCGGGAGGGCTGCCGGACGCCAGCGGCGCCCGCACACCGCCGCGCTCGAAGGTGAGCGGCGCGTGTGTTGCCTTGAAGTGTCCGGAGGCCTCCTCGGCCGGCGGCGCCGCCGGCGGCGGCGCGGGCCCGGTCGCGCCGGCGGCTGCGCCGCGCGGCCGCACGCGCGCCATCACCGCACCGACGGCCACGGTGTCGCCGGGTTGCGCCAGGATCTCGGCGACCACACCGGCGACCGGCGAAGGCACCTCGGTATCGACCTTGTCGGTCGAGATCTCGACGATGGCCTCGTCGCGTTCCACGACGTCGCCCGGTGCCTTCAGCCACCGTACGATCGTGCCCTCGGCGAGCGACTCGCCCATCTGCGGCATCACGACGTCGTCCATGGCTCCTGTTCCCTCCCGTCGCCCCCGTGCGTCGGTTCAGTACTCGAGCACGTCGACCGCCGCGCGGTAGATCTTGTCGGCGTTCGGCAGGACCTCGTCCTCGAGCACCGCGCTGAACGGCACGGGCACGTCGAGCCCGCCGACGCGCGTGACCGGGGCATCGAGCGCGTCGAAGGCGCGCTCGGCGATGATCGCGGCCACCTCACCGCCGAACCCGCCGGTCAGATGGGCCTCGTGGACGACGAGCGCCCGCGAGGTGCGGCGCACGCTGTCGAGGAAGGTCCGGGAGTCGAGGGGGCACAAGGTGCGCAGGTCGATCACCTCGCACTCGGCGCCTTCGGCCGCGAGGCGTTCGGCTGCGGCGAGCGACTCGTGGACCATCGCGCCGTAGGTCACGATGGTGAGGTCGCGCCCGGTACGCTTTATGTCGGCCACGCCGAGCGGCACGACGTAGTCGTCTTCGGGCACGTCCTCCCGGATACGGCGGTAGAGGTGCTTGTGCTCGAAGTAGATCACGGGGTCGTTGTCGCGGATGG belongs to Acidobacteriota bacterium and includes:
- a CDS encoding alpha-ketoacid dehydrogenase subunit beta codes for the protein MPVITYLDAISQALREEMRRDPDVFLLGEDIAVFGGAFKITRGFLEEFGADRVIDTPISESGFVGAACGAAIEGLRPVVEFQFADFIACAFDQIVNFAAKAHYRWGTAVPVVFRGPSGGGFRGGPFHSQNPEAWFTHVPGLKVVQPSTPYDAKGLLKAAIRDNDPVIYFEHKHLYRRIREDVPEDDYVVPLGVADIKRTGRDLTIVTYGAMVHESLAAAERLAAEGAECEVIDLRTLCPLDSRTFLDSVRRTSRALVVHEAHLTGGFGGEVAAIIAERAFDALDAPVTRVGGLDVPVPFSAVLEDEVLPNADKIYRAAVDVLEY